ACTCTGCCGGCGATGTGGCCGATACCCTCGCTCTGATTAAAGAAGGCTGCGCCTACGCTGGACTCGCCGATAACGGCGACTCTTCCTATCACTACAACGGCTTTGTGCTCGACCAGTGCGACGGCGATGACGAGATGAACACGACGATGCTGCCCGGGACCGCCCAGCAGATGATCGAGATGCTGCTGCCCCTCGCGACGGTAGGCGCATTCGGGTCCACGGACTTGGGCGTAGCAGGCGGCACCGCCGCGCGTGATGCCCTCGACAACGACATCAGCGTGACTTCCCCCTACGGCAATGGCGGCGGCTCCACCGTACACCGCCTCCGTGAGGGCGTTGAGCGCTTCATGATCAGCGATATCAACAACCCTGCGGCCACTTCGAAGTCTCAGTCCGAGATCGCGGTTCTCTGGGATTCCGTCAGCCTTGACTCTACGTCGGATGCCACCTTCAACCATCTTCCCGGCGGCTCGAACGTGCTTTACATGGATGGGCATGTGTCCTTCCTCAAGTACGAGAAGGACGGCAAGTTCCCGGCAAACGGATCGTATGCGACCGTAGTTGTCTCGGGTCTCTAGACGCTAGGAGCGCCCAACTGTTTTTAGGGAATGAACACGACCGCCGTTCCCCCTGCGGGAATTCGGTAGCGGTTCAGGCCCAAAGGGTGTACTGGTTGTAGCGCGGTCAACTCGGTCTTGGACGAAGGCGGCACCAGCAGTTCGCCTTCGCATCCCGCCGGCAACGACACCGTCACACGATGCCCGCCATTTTCGGGCACCGCTGCAAACGGTATGGGTCCTCGCACCGTGTACGCCGTGAGTTCGAGCTTTCCGAGGTCCGCCAATTGCGGTCGTATGACGCACGTCGCGAAACCGGGCGACGTTGGCCGTATGCCCGCGATGTCCATATACAGCGCATACGCGGGCATCACCGGGCAATGACTCCACGAACTTGTGGTGTCCGGCCGCGCCGACCAGTTCTCTTGAAGCGAGTTGTTCAACACCACGGACGGCATGGTCGCCCAGCGCTCACGCCACTCTTTCACCACGACGTCGGTCCGCCCCAACTGCGCCAGCGCCCAGCATCGCCAGTACGCGTTTGCCGGATACGACAACCCCATCTCCGGCGGGCATTCCACTAATGCGTTCAACGCCCCCGCCGTGTTTCCACCGGGACACTGCTCAAAGAGGATCGCGGTTGCCAACGAACGATCACACAACCGGACTTCCTTCTCTTCAGCTTGCCAAGGCAGATTCGCCTCGAAGCGTCCCCGATCCGCATTCCAATACCGAGCGACCGTCGCTTTCAGCAAATCTGCGCCGACCGATTCGTAATGCGCAGCCTTGGCTTCGTCTCCCATAGCCCGGCAAAGCGGCGCCAACGCATGCGAGAACATCGCCGCCGCATAGAGATTGAACGCGCACTGCTTGTGACGCGGCATCTTGTACGCATCGTGATCGATCCAAACCGTCGGAATCCCCAGGTTCTCGACGGGCAACAGACCGTCCGCGCCTTTCAGGCTCTCCAAGTACTGCGCGAATCGAAGCAGACGCGGATAGGGTTCGCGGACTCCATCCAAGTCTCCCGAATACAGGTAATGCCACCAACAGTCGAAGTTGAAGCCCACCCCATGATCGAGCAAGGGACCCCAGTAGGCCCCGTCGATTTGCTTCTGCATCACGCGCGCCAGCCGATCGAAGGCGGGCCAGCAATCCATGAAATACCCTTCCGGCGATTGTCCCTCGCTGAACGTGCGCAAATACCGCCGCGCCAGCAGGTAGTCCCCCAGCCCGTATCGCGCAAGGAAGATCTGCGGTCCGCAGTCCCCGCTGTACTGCTGCCGTTCGCGCCCCATTCCATCCACGAAAGTCTCGATACCGCTATTGAACACCGTATTGATGCTCGCGTCGAACAATCGCTGCAACGCGGGTTCGTCGCACGAAATCCGGGCCTTTTCCGGCCACGGGTACGTCCGTCTGCGTACCCCTACGTCGCGTATCGTCACTGGGCGCGACGCATTGCGCACGTGCAACTGAACCC
This is a stretch of genomic DNA from Candidatus Hydrogenedentota bacterium. It encodes these proteins:
- a CDS encoding DUF1559 domain-containing protein, whose protein sequence is MKRYGFTLIELLVVIAIIGILAAILLPALARAREAARRASCQNNLKQMGLVFKMYANESKGQKFPPVQGVAEYFTDGSGGLPSGCGAEISSELCPRITAIYPEYLTDWGVLICPSAPHSAGDVADTLALIKEGCAYAGLADNGDSSYHYNGFVLDQCDGDDEMNTTMLPGTAQQMIEMLLPLATVGAFGSTDLGVAGGTAARDALDNDISVTSPYGNGGGSTVHRLREGVERFMISDINNPAATSKSQSEIAVLWDSVSLDSTSDATFNHLPGGSNVLYMDGHVSFLKYEKDGKFPANGSYATVVVSGL
- a CDS encoding alpha-L-rhamnosidase N-terminal domain-containing protein, translated to MKLQKAAASVAVVWIGLALGTPTWAEEGTVMTVDELIHARRDNPAASSQPAPMTMAPARWIWFPCQRTLSNTFALFRREVVLDEVPERVSAWVTGDSRYLLSVNGQRVQWGPAPCDPRQLDVDPCDITALMKPGKNVIGAQVLFYGLGDGTWPAGKPGFIFHAVMEFKDGRVERVVSDDSWQVKLDRAHRPGQYKRWYLRALQEEYDARLRPEGWDTPEYEPDADWMGAAIVDCPPDKPAACGRHDSNDLIDRANSEKSALRARQIPAVRETLVDAKRLSEAGRVTWLRDPDDWFDMRMADSFKADRADVAKTNGDAWELPATSNDREGVFATFEFAEQIVGWPHFTIDAPEGTIIELLPQESHDPINGPAFLDTHFYSWTRFVCREGINHFETFDYESLRWVQLHVRNASRPVTIRDVGVRRRTYPWPEKARISCDEPALQRLFDASINTVFNSGIETFVDGMGRERQQYSGDCGPQIFLARYGLGDYLLARRYLRTFSEGQSPEGYFMDCWPAFDRLARVMQKQIDGAYWGPLLDHGVGFNFDCWWHYLYSGDLDGVREPYPRLLRFAQYLESLKGADGLLPVENLGIPTVWIDHDAYKMPRHKQCAFNLYAAAMFSHALAPLCRAMGDEAKAAHYESVGADLLKATVARYWNADRGRFEANLPWQAEEKEVRLCDRSLATAILFEQCPGGNTAGALNALVECPPEMGLSYPANAYWRCWALAQLGRTDVVVKEWRERWATMPSVVLNNSLQENWSARPDTTSSWSHCPVMPAYALYMDIAGIRPTSPGFATCVIRPQLADLGKLELTAYTVRGPIPFAAVPENGGHRVTVSLPAGCEGELLVPPSSKTELTALQPVHPLGLNRYRIPAGGTAVVFIP